The following are from one region of the Ochotona princeps isolate mOchPri1 chromosome 4, mOchPri1.hap1, whole genome shotgun sequence genome:
- the SC5D gene encoding lathosterol oxidase, whose protein sequence is MDFVLSAADYYFFTPYVYPASWPEDDIFRQTISLLIVTNLGAYILYFVCATLSYYFVFDHALMKHPQFLKNQVYREIKFTVQSLPWISIPTVSLFLLELRGYSKLYDDVGEFPSGWFQLIFSVISFLFFTDMLIYWIHRGLHHRLVYKHIHKPHHIWKIPTPFASHAFHPVDGFLQSLPYHIYPFVFPLHKVVYLGLYVLVNIWTISIHDGDFRVPKVLKPFINGSAHHTDHHMYFDYNFGQYFTLWDRIGGSFKNPSSFEGKGPLNYVRKMTEDKRNGHAENEPKSEKLSNGEFTKTE, encoded by the exons ATGGACTTCGTTCTCAGTGCTGCAGATTACTACTTCTTCACACCCTATGTCTACCCAGCCTCTTGGCCAGAGGATGACATCTTCCGGCAAACAATTAGCCTTCTGATCGTGACAAACCTCGGTGCTTACATCCTGTATTTCGTCTGTGCAACCCTGAGCTACTATTTTGTCTTTGATCATGCGTTAATGAAGCATCCACAGTTTTTGAAG AATCAAGTCTATCGGGAGATTAAATTTACTGTCCAGTCATTGCCATGGATAAGTATTCCCACTGTTTCGTTGTTCCTGCTGGAGCTGAGAGGTTACAGCAAGTTGTATGACGACGTAGGGGAGTTCCCAAGTG GCTGGTTTCAACTGATTTTCAGTGTTATATCCTTCCTGTTTTTCACTGACATGCTTATCTATTGGATTCACAGAGGCCTTCATCACAGACTGGTATATAAG cacaTCCATAAGCCTCATCATATCTGGAAGATTCCCACTCCCTTCGCAAGTCATGCCTTTCACCCTGTGGATGGCTTCCTTCAGAGTCTACCTTACCATATATACCCTTTTGTCTTTCCATTGCACAAGGTGGTTTATTTAGGCTTGTACGTTTTGGTTAACATCTGGACGATTTCCATTCATGATGGTGATTTCCGTGTCCCCAAAGTGTTAAAACCATTTATTAATGGCTCCGCTCACCACACAGACCACCACATGTACTTTGACTACAACTTTGGACAGTACTTCACTTTGTGGGATAGAATTGGAGGCTCATTCAAAAACCCATCCTCCTTTGAAGGGAAGGGGCCTCTTAACTATGTGAGGAAGATGACCGAAGACAAGCGCAATGGCCATGCAGAAAACGAGCCTAAGAGTGAAAAACTTTCCAATGGAGAGTTCACAAAGACTGAGTAG